The segment GCGGCACTCCGTCGGCATAGCCAATCCCAACCACCGCGATCGTCGTGTCTCGATCGGCAACAAATCGATGCCCATAACTTACCCCAGTCCCCGGCTGAATCCTTTTAACCTGGGTCACTCGCGCTTTGACTTGCATCACGGGGCGGAGATCTAACCGCGACGCTGGCGGTAAGTGCGAACCCGATCGCAAATGCTCTGCTGGATACAATCCATATAAAATCAGCCCCGTCCGTACCATGTCATAGTGCAAACTCGGATCAACCATCGTTCCGGCTGAATTGGCCAAATGAAAGCGGGGATGCTTGCCCGCTAAGTCATATCCACAGGCTCGAATCGCTGCTTCATAACGTTTTTGCTGTTGTTTTCGGATCGTGGGATCGAGATCTTCAGCTGTTGCTAAGTGGGAATAAATGCTATCGATCGACAAATTCGGCAAACCCTTGACCAACTGCACAAACTCAACTGCCTGCTCCCACGATGTCCCCAATCGAGACATGCCCGTATCGAGTTTGATATGAACGGGCAGAACGCTGCCTCGAACCGATTCTGAGTACACTAAAGCCTGTTTGGGGGTGCAGAGAGTAGGTTGAAGCCGCCAATGCTCGATCGCTCGAATTTGATCAGCGGTATGAGTCGCGCCTAAAACCAAGATCGGCGCTTCAATCCCCGCTTCTCGCAATTCAATGCCTTCTGGGATCGTCGCTACACCAAGCCAGCTTGCCCCTGCTTGTAGAACGGTCTGCGCCACAGTCACAGATCCATGACCATACGCATCCGCTTTGACCACTGCCATTAATTCAGTCTGGGGAGACATCAGGCTGAGAATCTGCTGCACATTATGGGACAGTGCCGCGAGGTCAATCTCAACCCAAGCTCGCTCTCGCTGCATCAGAGCAATACTCGAACTTTGATCCCAACTCAACATCACGTTTACTCCTCGATCACACCATTCATCCTGACAGTTTAATCGTCACTTCTCTTTCACAATCGGGAAATATAGCGTTTAGCTGCGTTCCTAAGTGTT is part of the Leptolyngbya boryana PCC 6306 genome and harbors:
- the alr gene encoding alanine racemase; translation: MLSWDQSSSIALMQRERAWVEIDLAALSHNVQQILSLMSPQTELMAVVKADAYGHGSVTVAQTVLQAGASWLGVATIPEGIELREAGIEAPILVLGATHTADQIRAIEHWRLQPTLCTPKQALVYSESVRGSVLPVHIKLDTGMSRLGTSWEQAVEFVQLVKGLPNLSIDSIYSHLATAEDLDPTIRKQQQKRYEAAIRACGYDLAGKHPRFHLANSAGTMVDPSLHYDMVRTGLILYGLYPAEHLRSGSHLPPASRLDLRPVMQVKARVTQVKRIQPGTGVSYGHRFVADRDTTIAVVGIGYADGVPRNLSNKMKVLVRGQQAAQIGSITMDQLMLDVSHIPALQEGEVVTLLGQDGNEKILADDWANLLGTISWEILCGFKHRLPRVSVGQPYVAKRAVFDPIKRTLG